From the genome of Candidatus Aminicenantes bacterium, one region includes:
- a CDS encoding lysophospholipid acyltransferase family protein: MGWAKRIKTLLLKKLARLFIEAIVFSSRVTISGRENIDELRQQHLPLIYIFWHRHILFVIHQFKDIGARPLISLSSDGELVSAVAEEFGMKPIRGSSSKGGARAFLNMVRSVQKENAWVLITADGPKGPARQIKPGTVQLAVKTGATVIPISWSSSRVKILEKSWDRFLIPLPFGRIHFAFGEPLRISAGNDSSLQQAADMLARKLDQLEESL; this comes from the coding sequence TTCATCGAGGCGATCGTGTTCAGCAGCCGGGTGACGATTTCAGGGCGCGAAAACATCGACGAACTGCGCCAGCAGCATCTGCCGCTGATCTATATTTTCTGGCACCGGCACATCCTTTTCGTCATCCACCAATTCAAGGATATCGGGGCCCGGCCGCTGATTTCCCTGTCCAGCGACGGCGAACTGGTGTCGGCCGTGGCCGAAGAATTCGGCATGAAGCCCATCCGCGGTTCATCTTCCAAGGGCGGGGCGCGGGCTTTCCTGAACATGGTGCGCAGCGTGCAGAAAGAGAACGCCTGGGTGCTGATCACCGCCGACGGGCCAAAGGGGCCGGCGCGGCAAATCAAGCCCGGGACCGTGCAGCTGGCCGTGAAAACCGGGGCAACTGTCATTCCCATCAGTTGGAGCAGCTCGCGGGTAAAGATCCTGGAAAAAAGTTGGGACCGCTTCCTCATCCCGCTGCCATTCGGCCGTATCCATTTCGCCTTCGGAGAACCGCTGCGGATTTCCGCCGGAAACGATTCCAGTCTGCAGCAGGCCGCCGACATGCTGGCCAGAAAACTCGATCAGCTGGAAGAATC